Proteins encoded within one genomic window of Armatimonadota bacterium:
- the pstA gene encoding phosphate ABC transporter permease PstA, whose protein sequence is MSRYTIEKIAFAFLKASAMVVILPTFFIIFFIVVRGARGLTLEFLLSYPSQGMQSGGIFPAIVGTLYLIAGTILFSVPLGVLAAIYLAEYAKPGPLIRLIRLSIVNLAGVPSIVYGLFGFGIFVLMLKFGASILSGSLTLAILVLPLMIVASEEALLAVPQTFREASLALGATKWQTTRLVVLPNAFSGIITGIILAMGRAAGETAPILFTVAAFYLPSLPKSIYDQVMALPYHLYIISTQVPNAPPRMQWGTALTLLIIVLGLNLAAAIIRYRFRRHIHW, encoded by the coding sequence ATGAGTAGATATACAATAGAGAAAATTGCATTTGCTTTTCTGAAAGCATCGGCAATGGTGGTCATCCTCCCTACTTTTTTTATCATCTTTTTTATTGTTGTTCGTGGAGCTAGGGGGCTTACTCTTGAGTTTTTGCTTAGCTACCCATCTCAGGGTATGCAATCAGGCGGAATATTCCCAGCAATTGTGGGAACTCTTTACCTTATTGCTGGTACTATACTATTTTCAGTTCCATTGGGAGTACTTGCGGCAATCTATCTAGCAGAATATGCAAAACCCGGGCCACTTATTAGGTTAATTAGGTTATCGATAGTAAACCTGGCAGGAGTACCTTCTATTGTGTATGGCTTGTTCGGCTTTGGAATATTCGTTCTAATGTTGAAGTTTGGTGCATCCATTTTGTCAGGCTCGCTGACCTTGGCAATACTTGTACTCCCGCTGATGATTGTTGCTTCTGAGGAAGCTTTGTTAGCAGTGCCGCAAACGTTTCGGGAAGCAAGCCTTGCTCTCGGGGCGACCAAATGGCAAACAACAAGGTTGGTTGTCCTGCCAAACGCATTTTCAGGCATAATTACTGGAATAATTCTAGCTATGGGACGGGCTGCAGGAGAAACTGCGCCAATTTTGTTCACAGTTGCAGCATTTTATTTACCAAGTCTTCCGAAGTCTATATACGACCAAGTAATGGCTCTCCCTTATCATTTATATATAATCTCAACCCAAGTACCAAATGCTCCTCCTCGAATGCAATGGGGAACCGCTCTGACTCTTCTCATTATCGTACTCGGTCTAAACCTTGCCGCAGCAATTATTAGATACCGATTCAGGAGGCATATTCATTGGTAA
- the pstC gene encoding phosphate ABC transporter permease subunit PstC, giving the protein MAKRRRKLIEKIIERLLQLSGIATVVFVVSIFGLLLANGLPIFRYTSVGRFLFGREWFPLSGRFEILPLIIGSLLVTAGALVIAVPLGIAVAVYIAEIASPRMKELLKPAVETLAAIPSVVIGFIGLLVVAPAVKTLLHLPTGLTAFTGSLMLAFMSLPTIISISEDAITAVPMDYRSASLALGATRWQTISRVVVPSAKSGIIAAVMLGIGRVIGETMAVLMVTGNAAVIPHSIFQPVRTMTATIAAEMGETVQYSPHYFALFAVGLVLFIISFLINLIADLALHRKEIVR; this is encoded by the coding sequence ATGGCAAAGAGGCGTAGAAAGCTTATAGAAAAAATTATCGAGCGATTGTTACAGCTAAGCGGAATTGCAACGGTCGTTTTTGTAGTTTCAATATTTGGTTTGTTGCTTGCAAATGGCCTTCCAATCTTTAGATACACCAGCGTTGGAAGGTTTCTTTTTGGACGCGAGTGGTTTCCACTTTCAGGGCGTTTTGAGATATTACCGCTTATAATAGGCTCGCTTTTAGTTACTGCAGGTGCATTAGTGATTGCTGTCCCGCTAGGCATAGCAGTTGCCGTTTATATCGCTGAGATTGCGTCTCCTCGCATGAAGGAACTTTTGAAACCGGCGGTTGAGACACTTGCTGCGATTCCTTCAGTAGTTATTGGTTTCATTGGACTTCTTGTAGTTGCACCTGCAGTAAAAACATTGTTGCATTTACCTACGGGTCTTACAGCGTTTACTGGTTCGCTAATGCTAGCATTTATGTCTCTCCCAACAATTATTTCTATTTCGGAAGATGCAATTACAGCGGTGCCAATGGATTATCGTAGCGCATCATTGGCACTTGGTGCTACAAGATGGCAGACAATAAGCCGTGTTGTTGTGCCATCGGCAAAAAGCGGAATAATAGCTGCTGTAATGTTAGGAATAGGCCGTGTTATAGGCGAGACAATGGCTGTGCTTATGGTAACTGGCAATGCGGCAGTGATCCCCCACTCTATTTTCCAACCTGTGCGAACGATGACGGCTACAATAGCAGCTGAAATGGGAGAAACCGTTCAATATTCACCTCACTACTTTGCGTTGTTCGCCGTTGGGTTGGTTCTTTTCATTATTTCGTTTCTCATTAATTTAATAGCGGACCTTGCGCTCCATCGAAAGGAAATAGTGAGATGA